ACTTTGTGATTATCCAACTGGAAATATGACTTACAGCATCCATCATCCACCCCAGTTTCAGATTACTGAAGGAATCATGCTAGCTTCTGGCCTGACCAATGTGGTTGAAGCTAAGACGGAGAGACTTGACACGGTTGAGAACATTTTACCCGGATCTTCTCATGTGGCACGCGTGTCTCACGTATCCCACCCAGCCGAGTTTTGGATCCAAATGCAAAACTGTGCAAACGAGCTTGATGAATTAATTGAGAATATTTTCCAATTGTTTAAATCTTCAGAGGGTAAACATGTGATGGAAGCACCTGCTCTCGGTGCCTGCTGTGCAGCCAAAGCATCCGATGGGGATTTCTACAGAGCTATCGTGTTAGAAGTCGGAGAAACAAAAATCAAGGTGTTCTTCATGGATTACGGAGACACAGAAGAGGTTGACGGCAGTGACATCAGAACCCTTCCTGATGAGTTAAAACAAATGCCACGGTTTGCACTGAAATGTTCCTTGGCAGGACTCAAGCCAAAAGGTCTCGGATGGAGTTCTTCTGCCATTAAGGTTTTCATCAAAATGATCACAGACAAACTGCTCAATGTACATGTGATGGAAAAACACAATGATACCTTTGTGGTAACATTGACAGACCCCGAGTCCCAAGAAGAAAAAGATATTGGTCGGCTCCTGTGTTCTTCTGGCCTCGCCGAATATGACGAGATGAAAAAGACATCTCAGATCTCCACTGAAAAATCTGGATTCTTGAAAGAAAGTGAGGCTTCTTTTAAGACCCAGGATGAAATTCCTTCCCTATCCAAAGACCTTCAAATTGCAAAGTTCAAGGAAAACATGTTTACCGTCGGCAGTATCCTTGACGTCAATGTGTCGTGCATCGAGAGCCCAAATTCTTTTTGGTGTCAACTCGTTAAATACTCCGACAAGCTGCAATCGCTGATGTACGACATGCAGGCACACTACGCGGGCAGTATTTTCGAGCCTCTTCTAGAAACAGCGTGTGTTGTTCGACACCCTCAAAGTGGATATTGGTACAGAGGTCTTGTGATTCGCAGACACCAAACAACTCACGTGACTGTTCTCTTTGTGGACTACGGTCAAACGATGACGGTCTCCCTCCACAACGTGAGGAACATCCGTTGTGAATTTTTTGATCTGCCCAGTCAAGCTTTCCGCTGCGGTCTCTACAACCCCCTCGAGGTCATGTCAGTTGAGAAAAATTGGAACGAAAAAGGGAAAGAAAAGTTTCTCAACTTTGTGAAAACAGCTACCTCCAACCTTGTACCCTTAAAGTGTACAGTCTATGCAGTCATGTACAATGAAGAGAAACTAATTATCAACATTGTGGATCTAGAAACTCCCTTTGAGAGCATTTGCACCAGTATGGCCGAACTTGCCCTTTTCACACCTGGGAGGATCGTGCACGAACCATCTTACCGTTTGGACACCTACTACCACTCAACACACAACGTCAAAGTCGGAACCGAAGAGCAAGTCACAGTCACGTGTGTAAACACTGTCGGTCAGTTCTACTGCCAACTTGAGAAGAATGCTGATGCGCTGAAGGATCTTAACAAGACGGTCAACGATCTTTGCAATCAACTTGGCAATGTGAAGCCACCACCGTTATTTCAAAAATTGTGCTTTGCAAAATATACTGACGGGCTTTGGTACAGGGCACAAATCAAAGCCACTCAGCCATCCATCCTGGTTCACTTTGTCGATTATGGCAATACAGCCGAAGTGGACAAATCCGACTTGATCCCGGTTCCCAAAGAAGCCAAGGACATAATGTCGGTCCCTGTCCAAGCAGTCATGTGCCGACTCTCTGATGTCCCACTTTATGTTCCCAGTAAGGTGAATAACTGGTTTGAAAAATCTGTGACAGACTGTCAATTCAAAGCACTAGTTTTAGCCAGGGAACCTGATGGGAGTCTCCTGGTTGAACTTTACCACAATGGAACTCAAATCAATTCAAAAATGAAGGACATTTTTCAACTCCAGAAGCACACTGATCCCTACCAGCATCCGAAAGCTCCTCAGAATGCAAACCGGGGCAAAGAAGCAATGTCCTTTTCTCCTCAAGTCatccaaaaaaacaatacacctGACCCCAAACCAGCACATCAACCGACACAACCTTCAAGAGCGAATCTGCAGACGGTTAAAAATGCCTCGAAAGAACTCTATCGAACACCAAATCAAAGGCAAAATCAGAACAAGCACATTTCCAATACAGAAAATCTCACAAACTCAACATTGGACACCAAATCCCCACCAAAACCCGGCAACCTGCTTCCCCAAACCGATGATCCAAAACTTCCTAAACTCGAAGACTTGCCCAAGAACTCAATCACATTGGATATGGAAGCAGATGTTTATATTTCACATTACAACAGCCCAACAAGTTTCTACGTACAACTCGTGAGAGAAGAGGATGAAATATTTTCCCTCCAGGACAAACTTAACGACCCACCAACCACTCCCAAAATCAGCATCACGAAGGTAGATGTAGGTGACCTAGTTCAAGCTGTGTTTCCTGATGATTCCTTGTGGTACCGGGCAGTTGTGAAACAAGTGCTCTCTAATTCTTTGGCTCTTGTAGAGTATGTTGATTTCGGTAACACGGCGGAATTAGCATTTTCCAAACTAGCCAAACTCAATCAGGATTTTGTGCAGTTGCCAAGGTACAGCACACATTGCATGTTGAGTAAAGCCGAGTCTTTGGAGATACTTGATGCTGAAGTGGTGTCCACTCTGAAAAACCATATTGGCTCGAATCCAGAGAAAATTCTGAAATGTCAATTCGTGCAGCTGTCAGATGTAAAGTGGCGAGTTACTCTTGACGATAATGGTGTGCAGGTCACATGTCAAGCGCCGGCGAGATGTCCTGACATCCCATCAGACAGTGAGCACAAGATGGAAAACAGCTCAGAAAACTCACCGAATTTCGATTCTCTCTGTTATCAACATTTGGAATTTACAGAAGGACAACAGCTAGACGTTTACATCTCAGTTTTTTGCGATGCTCATAAATTTTGGTGTCAGCTCGCCGACTCGCTCGCCCTGGATGAGATATCTGAAAGTCTTTCGGAAATCGGAAATGCGGCTAACGACACACCTGATAGCGCTCTCTCACCTGGCACACCTTGCGTTGCATTTTATGCCGAGGAACAACTTTGGCACCGTGCTGAAGTACTCGATAAAGATGGAGATGTGCTGTCAGTTGTGTTTGTCGATTATGGAAACACAGCTGAAATTTCCGGCACAGACGTGAGGGAAATAACCCCTGACCTTTTACAAACTCCATCACAGGCATTTCTGTGTAAGCTTGAAGGTTTCGATGAGTCTCACGGCTCCTGGAGTGCTGGAGCTTTCGATGAAATCTTTTCAATTGCACAAGACAAACTCTTGCAGATGACTGTCACCAGAGAAGATGGAAAAAACATGTACGTGGTGAAGTTGGAGTGTGAAGGTCAAAGGTTAAATGAGACGATGAAAAAGTGGTGGATGACTCCCACACTGGATGAAAAACTCGACTCAATTGATGCGTCTGGCAAGAAAACCGAAAATGAAACACCTGAGAGTGAAAACACAAGAGGAGCTGCTCATGTTGGGATGGATCAGAATGATGGTGTAGTAACAAGTACTCCAAAAGACTTTCGGAGCCATCTGGATTGTCTTCACACTTCAATTCTTTCGACTGTGGAAGAAATGTGTGTGTCTGAAATTCGGAGCCTAAATGAAACAAGTGAAGAGGTAAACACGGTTTGGATTCCTGAGATTGAAATCAGCGTTTCACAAATTGATAGTGGAATACAAGAAAATGTGTTGCCCCTGAAGATTTTTGAGAAGAACATCATTGAGAGTGACCAAGACTTCGTTGAGGCCGCGAACGAGTCTGGGATTCCATTGACTCCATTTGAAGTGGCGGATAACCTCGTGTGCGACTGCTCTGTTGTCCAGACCTGTTCTGATGGTAAGTCCTTTCTGTCGGCTTGTGGAAATGCTAGCCCTAAGTGGCTGGTgagcaaaaaaaagttcatgtcAAGCCCTGGATGGATGTCAcatgtttgataatattatatgatttttttttccagatccaAACGTTTCGACTGATGACAAGAAAGTTGCAAATCCAGCTATGAGTGGGAAAAATGTGACAATGGTAAATTGTATACTTTGGACTCGTACATTTGCTTTGAGTGTCTATGGAATATTTTCCTGACACATTTTTAGAAGTAATGAATTACTCATAGAAAGATAAGATTAATGAAATTTGCTCTAAAGTATTAAACACTGACGGAGTAAAAACAGGATAATCTGGTTGACTGGTTCTAAACTAAGTTCTCATTATCATGCATGTGGATAATTAACTTATTCACTGTTTAGTTCTTTCAATAGATGGGAAAAGTTTCAATGCCAATGTCGAGCAATTGAcaccaaaatatattttgtcaCCTTTTAAAGGTCTGTCATGATGCTATCGTGAACAATGTGGTCCCTGAGAAGACAGCTGTTGACACCTCTGAAGGATCTGAACTGGTAtcatgctattttttttaaacactgtagtataataataatatattaaagTCAATTTTTGATTTCCTGTCAAGTGAAGaacattattttaattattagcAATAAATTCTCATCTACATTTGTGAGATGGAGTGAAATCCGGTGTTGCTGTCTTGTAGATTCCAAGTGAATCTTCTTTTGTCCCTGTTCTTCAGAAGTTACAAGGTAAGCATTTTTCCTGAACACAGATGTACAATAATTTGTAaagaacaccaaaaaaaaatgtcgagGCACCACTGTATTAAAATTTCTTGATGGTGAACTCGCTCAAGCGTGGGAGCTAACAACGCTGGATATTGTTTGTCGAGCAGATGCCCCAGAAGAGCAAAgtgaagatgatgtcatcccaCAGCATGAAGATACACGCTCAAAAGAAATGGTACTGCCAACTCTCTTTTGTCCCTCTTGCAATTGCTCATGGAATAATTTTTTCTCTTTTAGAACGCTTCTACAATTCAGGATGAGACGTTGTTTGAAAATAATGCCTCTTCAGGTTTGTTCTTGTCAGCTCCAAATATTAAACGCAGGAAAACTCCTCATTTAATAGTGTTCTTAAAAGATGGATATTTTATTCCCCACTCAGATCCTCCTCCTTTTGACACTGACATATTCAGCAAGTCACATATCGGCAGAGTTTCCGTTCCAGACGTAGTCGTAAGTTAATTTGCACTTTTCTAAGTTTTGCTTGTTCGAGAAATGTCATTTAggttttgttatatttttttaggGTGCCGTGGGTAAGGAGGTGATCGATTCTGATGAGGCGTTGACAGGTATGATGTGATGAAATTGACATCCATGAAGCTTCTTGACATGCCATGTGATGATAATCCAGTAGAGGGCAGTGTTTCCACCACTGCTGATACAAactttcctaaaaaaaaagtcaaactgaaACCCTTACAAAAATCTTAAAGATATGTCCATAATCTTTCTGCCTGAAAAACAAGATTAAATCATCTAACATTTGCATTTCAGAAACCGATGAACAGAGCGGTGGCGTAATGGCTGCGAGAAATCGTTGTCACATCAGTGTGACACGGGAGGAAATGGTATTTTGCATCACACTGAATTTCCACATCACTTGCGTACATATCTgccgtgttttttttgtttcactcaTAACAACCATGgatgggtctttttttttttttttgcagagggcCAAACCAACATGCTAACCTCGACTTGGGTTTATCATTTAGAAAACATGATTAAAAATGGGAAAcacaattttttaaatattactaCAACCGGACATTTGTTGCATGTCTTGCACTGTTCAAAACCACATCTAAGaactatttaatatttattatagGTCCCGAATGAACCCCTGCTTCATTTGGATTCTCCTATTGAGCAAGTAATTGGTAAGTTATGTGAAATATTAATGGCACAATATATTAAATTTACTGTATGGACAGCAAAAACAGGACTCTTCTTGatgggaatgttttttttttctttcatatttTGATCAAGATGAATATTTACCATAAGTTCACGCTAACGTTTACATCCAATAATTAAAAACTGTCTTGACAGCTCTATCGTTTGACACGGAGGAAGGATACCACACACATCTCTCTCCAGATGAGGTAGTTAATATTCTATGAATGAAACCATCTTGAGTCATAAGCATACACTGATGCTCCTACTTTTCAGAACGATGTTGAGGAGGTGATCTGTCTTATCCAAGACATGTGTTTGACAGATGCTCACAACAAGAAAGTTCATGAGGCCGCCATGCTCGGTAATAATAGATTTTTTATGAAGAGAAACAATGGCTACATGATTAACATAGATCCTCACATGGTTTGTAAAATGTGATGCTAACAATTTCCTGTTGTAGACCAGGaagaggaggacctggagaatagGGTTGATAAGGTAAGATGAATTGTTGGAATTCTCAGATTGATTTGTTTTCAATGATAATCAATTATCATAATTTAAGTTTGTCCCATACCTCTGTGGTGAAAACACAATGTGATTATTTTTCCAAGGATTCTAGTGATGCGGGAAATGCTGGTCCATTTTCCCCTGATGACAGCGCTGGTAAGTGTAGAgaaaattgtgttttaaaataAGTGGTTTTCGTCAGTGATcatgatgtgatttttttttttttttttaggtgatgTCTTGTCAGACCCAATTCAGTTGCCTGTGGTCGTCAAGGATGAGACAGAGGAGTGAGAGCCAATACATTTTGTTCTTGACGTTTTCTCTGTGTTTGGTGTTTGAGAGTAGCACAAATGTTATTAGTAAATATTTTGGTTTGCACTTTCCTTTTTAGTTAATGGGCATTGAAAATAAGACTGTTGGTTACAAAACTGGTTTATTACAGTGTGCACAAAAAATAACtatagtaaataaaaataaaggccGAGAGTTCAACATACATTTTTATATGTACTGTACAATTATTCACAGTTCCTCCTGATTGATACATATATTTTGTTCATTGATTTGgctcatgatttaaaaaaataataattttcacaTGCATACACACCAAATATGATGGTTGAATTTTGGAGGAGCTATGCGAGGTTTCAGTAACACAACACAAACTATTACAGGACGTATTctgattgtttcttttttttttttattaaaatgctGGTGACTTTAAAGAGATAAATAATACTTTGAAGAAGTCAGTTATGTTCATAAAGAAATGTTcttaaaatgttattttgctTAACATTGTGGGGTCATCTCAAGTGTTCACAGTGGCTTAGTGTCAGATGGCTGACTGAAGCAAATTGACATTAGTTCCTGGAATGAGGTTCTCGTCATTCCCTTCAATCAGATGGTCCCACTGATTAAAGTTCTTTTTTGAaccttggaggaaaaaaaaaaacaatttcagaCACTATTCACATTTGAATTAACAGGTTTTGGTTAAGATTAGTTTTACCCAGGTGCCGTTGCAGAAATGCGAGCGATGCTTTGTTTGAGAGGTCGATTCCAATTGCTGGGTCGATGTCCCCTCTGAGCTTCATCAACTTGCCGATCACGTTTCCTGCCAGAAAGGTGAAGTCTGGGAAAGACTGGTGTACTGACCCTCTGAAGGAACAAAGGCAGCAAAATCCATCAGGAAAGAAATCACCGCTAACAGTGTTGTTTTCTACTCATGCTTACCTGATGGTCATCATTTTTCTCTCTACGTCCGACGAGTCCAACTTTTTGATACGCTTAATGTTCGCTGGCCAGTGGAACCTCTCAGAGTTGATAAAAAAGATGGGCTGATTCACTTGGGGGAAGATTTCATCTTTTAACGGGAACATCCAGGCATCCAGCGCGACAGCACACCTAAAAAGGTAGATCAAGGTAGAAGAGCGTTATCAAGGATGCAAAAAGATTATTTTTAACATGATTTCAACAAACTCATTGTGGTTATTGATATTTGGGGCAGGTATGATGCAGTTGGAAGAAGCATGGAGAGAAGATTATGGGCCTCTCACCAAATGTCAGCTGTGATAGGATCCAACTTATGGCTTTTTTGAAGGTAAGTAATATAGCAAATTAAAAGATGTGAGGAACTACACTTACTTGAATTTTGCCTCTCTGGCTAGAGCTTCTATGACGGTCGCTCCCCCAAAGGAATGGCCCATTATAGCTACTCTGCCAAGATCCATTGAGTTCTGCGGGATTTTAATACAAGGTATCACACAAATCAATTATGCAAAGCAATTATGatttaaaatatacagtattCCCATAGAAACCATTGAAATTGACCCCTAAAACTATTAACGTCAATTAAATCCATGTTACATAAAACATTGCGGTGGCTTAACTTTTAATTGACACAGAAAAGGTAACATTCATGTGTAGCCAACAAAAAAAGTCCTTGACCTAAGCTTAATGAAGAtgctaataattaaaaaaaaaataagttaccTCCAAGGTCTTCCAGTCAAATTGTGTATGCAAAACATTTTCCATCGGAATCCCTGAGTTTATGTCTGCAAGTTTCTGAAGTGCACGGATGCATTCATCAGCCCTCTGTTGTACCTGGAAAAGACAGAAGGTCCTTACACCTTACTAATCAAAAACAACTTTGTATATTATACCGCTCCAGATGTCTGAGCATACTTGCTGATATCTGAGGGGGAATTCTTGCTCCCCTTGTTGCAGACTCCTGTAGTACATCCACTCCCTCACCATGGTGTCTGTGAGGGAAGTTTTCAAGGAAATTTCATTGGTTGTCTCCATTTTGCACTTTTGTTGTAAGGTATATGTGGCTGAGGCAGATTGGTCTCTGCGGGAGAGAGaggaacatgttttttttttcttgacaaacTTCACTATAATCCAAAAAGTAACATTTGAGTGCTTGGTCACATGGTCCTCCAactgatcaaaatcacatgtgtGCATAAGACAGACCAAATGTGGGCTGCAAATGTGCACCCAAGATTAGATTTCCTAAAATTGTCCCATTACACAACACAATTAAAATAGAAAGCATATTGCTGACTCATGATATTGAAGAAGTTTCAATCCACATGGTTCGTTTGTAAATTTCCTGTATGCATGTTCACTATCAGGATCACCGGAAAGagggatgttaaaaaaaaaaaaaaagataatcatGCTGTAAATTTGCACTACTTGAGTTAACTATTTTTGGTCAGAGTTGTGGACAGTGATAAGTTAAATGTATAGTGTACACATACCTGTGTTCCACAGCGGCCACAATGAAGCCTTGAGAGGCTAGTTCTGTACATATACAAGAATACAAAGTCCTAAAAAAaacggggaagaaaaaaaacaactcagatcattcctaaaaaaaattaaatgtgtcAAATTCCAATAAGGATAGTACCTGAAGGCCCCCAAACCATGTGAGAAGATAACTACTGggcatttttcatttgcgctAAATGGAGCGTCTAAGTAGGCTGGAATCTTAAATgaccctggaaaaaaaagtttgacaaatAAATCATGTTCTTCCATGGCCAATCTCAAGGTTTAAAATTTTTAAAACATAACGTTTTCTTCCtcaataaatgtattttaaagaCAAAGTGTAATAGTGAATGGGCCTAAATTTGCTATATGTAATGATGAATTACCAAAGAGGTAGTTGAATATTCTTTCACCAAAAGTCCTGTTGATTTTCATAAAGTCTGCCAGTCCGTTAAAGTACTCTCTGCTCGGAATCCAGTTTGGCAACTCTGATTTGTCCGTCTTCTGACAAGGATAGTAAAGGCGGAAGAAGCTGCCCTGTTGGCAacacaaatgcaaaaatatATTACCATAAAAATAATCACACTGGCTGTTCTTCCTCATCTTGAACTTTACCTGCACTGTGTGATCCATCATAAAGTCAGTACATCCTGCAGCATTTGGGCCCTTGGGTGGAGGGATTTCCAGGTTGTTACAGAACACATTTCCCATATCTGATTTGTTTAATTTTACACCTCTTCTGAACTGTGGACAAAATTAGGACATGGATTGTGTCAAGTTAAAAGGATATACGTATTTTATATGCAAGAAACAAGTATTGCTACATGAAACAAGTGATGACATGTTTAGGAATTTGATGAAATTTCTTTGGCGATCATAAGTTTGAAACTCCCAATAAACAACCAACAAAGATTTGTGATCTTACATTAAATGTGACATAAAAGTTTATAAATCCACGTAGCTTTGTAAGCGGAGACATGATTGATACCGTTACAACTAAACTGGATATACGAACTACAATGAAGGATATACTCAAGTAAAGTTTGAATTTAGAATAAATAGAGGGAAATactgtcttttaaaaaaaaaaaaacgagacacTAACGCTTGGTTAACGCAGGGACAACAAAAATGACAGCTTACCTGGCGAGGTAAATCCTGATCGAATACTACTGAGCAAAGTTTCGACAGTCCATGTCGCAACATTCAAATGACTTTGTCCAGTTCGAAGTGTGAGTCACGAGGGAGTGGTTTTGACAGGTTCGAATCCCCTAACCCACGACTCCAGCATCGGAAGCCttccaataaaattataaatcctTCGGAACTCGTACTACCCGCAACGTTATAAACATAGTGTACGATTCGAATTATGAACGTCTCTATACAGTTAGACCCATTTAGCCCGTCTAAATAAATATGACATTGTTCACATCCGTAGATTCATACTAAAATACATTCCAGCGTAAACAATACACGAGCGTAACGTAACTCCACTAAATACCGGAAGTATGACTGTAATACTGTAAGCCTGCATTCTTCCGGCAGGCGATAGGTAGCGCTATTCTCTTTGGCGTTTGTATACATTTGCACAATTAAGCTAACGAAGAAGAAGATGGTTCAAGGCTGAAATATTACCCATACAGTTTTACTTCCTATGCTCATGGTGTACTTATTGGTTCAAAAATGAAATTGGTAAGTAATAAGTATTGTTTGTTTGATAAAGTGACTGAATAGAGTAGAATTACTGGGATGTCGTACCAAGTGTTGTTAGCGTAGCACCTAGAAGCCACAACATTCATGTTTGGAGCTCTGAAGATGCAATGTTAATATGCTACCGCTCTACAGACTTGTTTTCTgggtaattgattttttttccttccgatTTGTTTCTATTAGTATTGTCTGTCTGGTCATCCTACACTACCCTGCAATGTACTCAAATTCAAATCGACCACTATCATGCTGGATTGTGGACTGGACACCACGTCTGTCCTCCACTTCTTGCCTCTTCCTCTTGTGCATAGGTGAGTAATAATGTCAggctattgtttttttgttgattaTATCAGCCACTGATTTTGTGATAGTTAACATTTTAAATAACAGTAGTACAATATACTATTTTCGACTTCCAGCCAAAGACTCTCAAAGCTACCGGGTTGGAGTGCTAAAGATGGAACAATAAACTTGGAAAAGGTACGGGATGTTTTTGGTGCATTCTGACTGTTTGTCTTACTTTTGTGCTGTCAGACTATTTGTGGACTGTAAAATGACTCTCTCACATATTGATATTCCCAGGAGCTGAAAGAATGTGCCGGCAGAGTGTTTGTGGACTCACAGCCGGAGTTCTGTCTCCCTGAGGTAATGCATTAGAAATTGTTTGTATGCAaactttaatgttttttttagcagGTGAGGTCCTGCTCCATATTAAATGCTAATAGGGGATGTAAATGAGCTTGATTTAtgatccccccctcctcctcccgctAAATAAATAACAGAGGGAACTGCTGGACCTATCAACCATCGACGTCATCCTGATCTCCAACTACCACTGTATGATGGCCCTGCCCTACATCACAGAAAACACAGGCTTCACTGGCACAGTGTATGCCACAGAGCCCACCCTGCAGATAGGaaggtaaaaaagacattatattactctatatatatatttctgaggtttAAATTGCTTCTGTAAATATAAATTCTAGTTGTTTGTGTTTTAAagtaatattttctttttatttgtttagacTGCTAATGGAAGAGCTAGTGAAGTTCATGGAAAGAGTTCCCAAGGCTCAGTCTGCCACCTCCTGGAAGAAAAAGGAAATACAAAGGTATCTTAACCATGCAGTGTGCTTCTTTTCCTTCCTTCAGGCATTTGCTTTGTGTTctccaaaaaaaatcaaattgctGGTATTCATTTTTATGCATACTCATATACGTGAAGT
This genomic stretch from Syngnathus scovelli strain Florida chromosome 20, RoL_Ssco_1.2, whole genome shotgun sequence harbors:
- the tdrd6 gene encoding tudor domain-containing 6 — encoded protein: MSSIPPAQGSDVTILITKVDSYPVCTFIEFWAKFGLASATDYQSLAENIQSPVNIFQEFEGNPGDLCLIHIDGTWYRSRIVTRNGSNCQVLLIDKGITCSTTTKLLAWGKKEHFHLPPEVELCVLANIWPHAPENRWSPFALEFMQTLRGKTVKAHVQDVLVKQRKFLLDIPYITGQMYEMGLAKKLDARMFLDFVLLPDSKTEAERFHQMGEVEQLHKKDLYMFPKLSTGAVETVVVTEVTNPQRIFCQLKIFTEELKGLSEQITQRCKGRMVSCPVGPEMIGFPCAARAHDGNWYRSLLQQVFPGSQLVEVLNVDYGTKQVVQIENVRPLAPEFFKMPVVTYVCSLHGIFDKGVGWTSKQINYLKSLLLHKTLIAKFQYQSIAEGVYYVTLYGDKNINLNTMFSSQENSLLESRETLCDYPTGNMTYSIHHPPQFQITEGIMLASGLTNVVEAKTERLDTVENILPGSSHVARVSHVSHPAEFWIQMQNCANELDELIENIFQLFKSSEGKHVMEAPALGACCAAKASDGDFYRAIVLEVGETKIKVFFMDYGDTEEVDGSDIRTLPDELKQMPRFALKCSLAGLKPKGLGWSSSAIKVFIKMITDKLLNVHVMEKHNDTFVVTLTDPESQEEKDIGRLLCSSGLAEYDEMKKTSQISTEKSGFLKESEASFKTQDEIPSLSKDLQIAKFKENMFTVGSILDVNVSCIESPNSFWCQLVKYSDKLQSLMYDMQAHYAGSIFEPLLETACVVRHPQSGYWYRGLVIRRHQTTHVTVLFVDYGQTMTVSLHNVRNIRCEFFDLPSQAFRCGLYNPLEVMSVEKNWNEKGKEKFLNFVKTATSNLVPLKCTVYAVMYNEEKLIINIVDLETPFESICTSMAELALFTPGRIVHEPSYRLDTYYHSTHNVKVGTEEQVTVTCVNTVGQFYCQLEKNADALKDLNKTVNDLCNQLGNVKPPPLFQKLCFAKYTDGLWYRAQIKATQPSILVHFVDYGNTAEVDKSDLIPVPKEAKDIMSVPVQAVMCRLSDVPLYVPSKVNNWFEKSVTDCQFKALVLAREPDGSLLVELYHNGTQINSKMKDIFQLQKHTDPYQHPKAPQNANRGKEAMSFSPQVIQKNNTPDPKPAHQPTQPSRANLQTVKNASKELYRTPNQRQNQNKHISNTENLTNSTLDTKSPPKPGNLLPQTDDPKLPKLEDLPKNSITLDMEADVYISHYNSPTSFYVQLVREEDEIFSLQDKLNDPPTTPKISITKVDVGDLVQAVFPDDSLWYRAVVKQVLSNSLALVEYVDFGNTAELAFSKLAKLNQDFVQLPRYSTHCMLSKAESLEILDAEVVSTLKNHIGSNPEKILKCQFVQLSDVKWRVTLDDNGVQVTCQAPARCPDIPSDSEHKMENSSENSPNFDSLCYQHLEFTEGQQLDVYISVFCDAHKFWCQLADSLALDEISESLSEIGNAANDTPDSALSPGTPCVAFYAEEQLWHRAEVLDKDGDVLSVVFVDYGNTAEISGTDVREITPDLLQTPSQAFLCKLEGFDESHGSWSAGAFDEIFSIAQDKLLQMTVTREDGKNMYVVKLECEGQRLNETMKKWWMTPTLDEKLDSIDASGKKTENETPESENTRGAAHVGMDQNDGVVTSTPKDFRSHLDCLHTSILSTVEEMCVSEIRSLNETSEEIFEKNIIESDQDFVEAANESGIPLTPFEVADNLVCDCSVVQTCSDDPNVSTDDKKVANPAMSGKNVTMVCHDAIVNNVVPEKTAVDTSEGSELIPSESSFVPVLQKLQGKHFS
- the pla2g7 gene encoding platelet-activating factor acetylhydrolase — its product is MLRHGLSKLCSVVFDQDLPRQFRRGVKLNKSDMGNVFCNNLEIPPPKGPNAAGCTDFMMDHTVQGSFFRLYYPCQKTDKSELPNWIPSREYFNGLADFMKINRTFGERIFNYLFGSFKIPAYLDAPFSANEKCPVVIFSHGLGAFRTLYSCICTELASQGFIVAAVEHRDQSASATYTLQQKCKMETTNEISLKTSLTDTMVREWMYYRSLQQGEQEFPLRYQQVQQRADECIRALQKLADINSGIPMENVLHTQFDWKTLENSMDLGRVAIMGHSFGGATVIEALAREAKFKCAVALDAWMFPLKDEIFPQVNQPIFFINSERFHWPANIKRIKKLDSSDVERKMMTIRGSVHQSFPDFTFLAGNVIGKLMKLRGDIDPAIGIDLSNKASLAFLQRHLGSKKNFNQWDHLIEGNDENLIPGTNVNLLQSAI